In the Candidatus Eisenbacteria bacterium genome, TCGTCCATGACGTCGATGGCCGCCACGAGGGGGCCACGGGCTCCGTTCCACCGCTCGTTCACGACGAACTGTGGGCGCAAGAATCCGGCGCGCGAATCGAGGAGCGCGGCGTGCGCCAGCGCGGCGTAGCCGCGATCCGGCCGGAGCAGATAGTCCGCGGCCAGGATCCCGTTGTTTCGCAAGTCGAGGATGAGCCTCGAGACCGCCGCCCCCTCGGCGCCTTCGAGCCAGGCATCGTCATGCGATACGTACACCTCCGCGGTCCCGTCGCCGCGGTCACGCGCGCCCAGTCCGCCCGCCCGGCCGGCGAAAATGAACGGCGGTTGCCCCATCCTGTTCGAGAACAGGGTGTCGCCGGCCGTCAAGATCGGCGTGATCCCGACGCCCGGGCGCAGCGGCCGTACCATGGGGGCGGCGGGCGTGAGAAACCCCGCGCCGGGTCCGGTCGCGAATCGAACCCGTGAGGTGCCGGCGCATCCAGGAACCATGAGGCCCATGAGAAGGAGCGCCATGGGCGCGCGGAAATCGATTCGCGACCGGCGACCCCGGCGCATTCGAGGGGCTCGGTTCATCGCGGGGCCGTTCTACTTCTCCTGATCCTCATCTTTCGGAACGACGAACTGTCCCTCCTCGCGGCGCACCAGCTCTTCGGGCGTGCCCTGGTCGCTGTCCACGTAATAGATCAGGGTCACGTCCTTGTCGGTGAGCTCGAGGTGATGGCGCTTCCTGGCGTAGGCGACCACCTCCGATTGGATCACGTCGACCAAGCCCTCGATGTCGTGTTTGGCTCCCTCGACGTTGTCGGTGCTGCCGACGATCTCCGCGACGACATTCTGTTTCTCACGGTCGTAGTACACGAGCGGCGCTTCCTCGAGGCTCGCGCTGAGCCGGAGGATTCCCGCCGTCCTCTGGGCGATGTCGTCCCCGATCGTGTACTCGTATTTCGAGCTCATCTTCGGATTGCGGGCCGCCGCCGTACCTGCGAGGGACAGGAGTCCGAGCAACAGCGACGCGACGAGAACCTTCCTTGCACTCATGGCTCCCTCCGTTCACAAAGTTCTACCAGCACCCCGTTCAGAGTCCGGGGGCTCAGGAACGCGATCCTCGTGCCATGGCTTCCTTCCCTCGGCGTGCGGTCGATCAGCTCGAGCCCGGTGGCGGCGGCCTGCTTCAGCGCCCGCTCGAGATCGGGAACGTGAAACGATAGATGGTGGATGCCTTCCCCCCTCTTTTCGAGGAATCGTCCCACCGGGGAATCCGTCTCGGTGGGCTCCAGGAGCTCCAGCTCGGAGGAGCCGCCTCGCAAGAATGCGATCCGGAGCTTCATCGATTCGAATTCGACGGTCTCGCCGTGGCGAAAGCCGAACGCGCGAACCCAGAGGGGGACGGCGGCCTCGAGGGATCGCACCGCGATCCCTACGTGAGCGAGGCCGAGCACGCGGCTCATCGGAATCCCCATGCGCGGTGCCAGAGCAACGCGAAGAGCGCCAGGCCGAGCACGATCCGGTACCAACCGAAGGGCTCGAGGCCGTGGCGGGTGAGGTAGCGCAGGAAAGAACGGATCGCGATCGCGGCGACGATCGCCGCAACGCCGAGACCGACGGCCATGGCCGCGGGCCCGACCGAGGCACCGCCCAAGAGCGCCTCCCGGCTTTTCACGAGGTCGAAGAGGGTCGCCGCGCCGAGGGTCGGGAGCGCGAGCAGGAACGAAAACTCCGCCGCCGCGATCGCGGAGCATCCCAAAAGGAGGCCCGCCAGGATCGTCACCATGGCTCGTGAGACTCCCGGCCAGAGAGACGCGCACTGGAACACCCCAATCGCGAGGGCGACGCCGAAAGGGATCGCGTCGACGCTTTCGAATGCCGGCGTCCCGCGCCGCGTCCGGCGCCACCGCTCGAAGCACACCATGACGACGCCCCCGGCGAAGAGAGCGATCGCGACCGGGTGCGGCCCGAACAGGTGCCTTTCGATCGCCTTATGGAGCGTCAATCCGGCGATCGCTGCGGGGAGGAACGCCACCGCGAGCTTCACCAGGAGGGATCCCCCCCGGGAACGGGGCCGCGCGATTCCGCCGAGGACCTCCAGTACGCGGACGCGATAGAGCCAGAGGACCGCGAGAAGCGCCCCGGCCTGGATGACGATTTCGAAATCGTTCATGACGCCGCCGACGAGACCCATGGCGTGGGCGGCGAGGATCAGGTGCCCGGTGGAGGACACCGGCAGGAACTCGGTGAGTCCTTCGATCGCGCCCAGGATTCCGGCTTGGAAGAGGCTCACAGGGTGTCAGGCGTTCGGGTCGTGGGTGCCATACGCTCGTCGCAGCGCATCGGATATCTCTCCCAGGGTAGCCCCCGCCTTCACCGCGTCGATCACCGCGGGGGTGAGGTTCATGTCACGGCGCGCCACTTCTTCCAGCCGGTGGAGCGTGTGCTTCGCCCGCGGCTCGTCGCGGGACGCCTTGAAGTCTCGAACGCGCTTCGCCTGGGCCGCCTCGAGCGACGGGTCGATGGCGAAGGAAGCGGTGGGTTGCTCATCGGGGTCGACGAAGCGGTTCACGCCGACGATCACGCGATCCCCGCGCTCGACGGCCACCTGATGCTCGTAGGCGCTCCGCTCGATCGCGCGGGTCTGGAAGCCGGATTCGATGGCGCGGACCGCGCCTCCCATCGCGTCGATCGCCTCGATCAGAGTTCGCGCCTCCTGCTCGATCCGGAGGGTATCGGCCTCGACGGCCTGGGCTCCGCCCACCGGGTCGACCGTCATCGGAACGCCGCTCTCGTAGGCGATGATCTGCTGCGTGCGCAGGGCGACGGTCGCGGCTTCTTCGCCCGGCAGGGAGAGAGCCTCATCGAAGGAGTTCGTGTGGAGCGATTGGCATCCGCCGAGCACCGCCGCGAGCGCCTGGATCGCGACCCGTGCGATGTTGTTGTGGGGTTGCTGAGCCGTGAGGGTCGATCCCGCGGTCTGGGCGTGAAAACGGAGCTTGAGGGAGTTCGGATCGCGCGCGTGGAAGCGTTCTTCGAGGAGCTTCGCCCAGAGGCGACGGGCCACCCGGAATTTGGCGATCTCCTCCAGGAGATCGTTGTGTGCGTTGAAGAAGAAGGAAATCCGAGGCGCGAAGCGGTCCACGGGGAGGCCGCGGTCCACCGCGGCGCGCACGTACTCGAGCCCGTTCGCCAGCGTGAAGGCGACCTCCTGCACCGCGGTCGAACCCGCCTCACGGATGTGGTACCCGCTCACGGAGATCGGATTCCACTGCGGGACTTCCTCCGCGCAAAACTCGAAGAGATCGGTGGCGATCTTGAGCGACGGCGCCGGAGGGTAGATGTAGGTGCCGCGGGCGATGTATTCCTTCAAGACGTCGTTCTGGACCGTCCCGGTGAGCTTCGCCCTCGGGGTGCCGCGCCGATCCGCGACCGCGACGACGAGCGAAAGCAGGATCATCGCCGTGGCGTTGATCGTCATCGAGAGGCTCACGCGGTCGAGCGGGATTCCCTGGAGAAGCCGCTCCATGTCCTCGATCGTCGAGATCGCGACTCCCGCCCGTCCCACCTCCCCCGCGACCCGCGGGTGGTCCGCGTCGTAGCCCATCTGCGTCGGGAGGTCGAACGCGACCGAGAGCCCGGTCTGGCCGAGCGAGAGAAGGTAGTGGTAACGGCGGTTCGAGGTCGCGGCGTCCCCAAAGCCCGCGTACTGGCGCATCGTCCAGAGGCGCGACCGGTACATGAGCGGGTGAATGCCGCGAAGGTAGGGCGGCTCGCCCGGGAGGGGACGGGTCTGATTGGAGTGGACGAGGTCGGCGCGCGACATGGCGTCAGGCCTCCACGGGCGTGATGGCGAGCAAGAGCTGTCCGGTCTCGACCGCGGTCCCGGGCGTGACGGGAATCGAGCGTACCCGGCCCGTGAGAGGCGCGACCAGCGCGTTCTGCATCTTCATCGCCTCGACCACCACGACCGGCCGTCCTGCTTCGACCTCCTCTCCCTCGTGCGTCAATACCTGCACGACCAGGCCCGGCATCGGGGCGTGGAGCTCGCCGCGGGAGGCGTCCTCGAGCGAGCGCCGGCGGGAGAGCTTCGGTGCCCGCGGATCGCGGACGCGAAAGCGGAAGGTGCGCCCGCGACGCTCGACCACGATCATCTCCCCTTGGAGCCTCACCCAGGCCTCGACCGGGCGGGCATCGATCCGGACCCGCATCCAGCTTTCGATGGTCCCGTCCACACGGTGCGCGCGGCCACCGAGCGTGACCCGGTATCCAGAGCCTTCCGGATCGACCTCGATCTCGAGATCCTCGGCACCCTTCACGAGGAGGACCCTCATCGCAACCTCACGGGCGAAGAACGATCATCGCCGCCTCGGGGGCGTGCGGAGGTTGGGATGGGCGAGGCGCCAGCGGCTTCGTTCCCGTTCGCCGTTTCGCGAGCCGGAAGGCGCGGCGGGGAAGCGGGGCCGAAGAGCGCTCGCGTGCGCGAACAGCGCCGCGAGCAGCGTGGCATCCTCTTCGTCGCGCGCGGACGCCCCCGGCGCGACGCTCCGGAATTCGTGCGCCAGGAACGCCGTATCGTACGTCCCCGTGCGAAAGGCGGGCTGCTCCACAAGCCAGCGGTGAAAGGAGAGCGTGGTCGGGATCCCTTCCAGCACGCATTCTTCGAGCGCGCGGGCGGCCCTCTCGAGCGCGTGATCGCGCGTTTCCCCCCATACGATGACCTTGCCGACCAGGGGATCGTAGTGGACCGGCACGATGCCCCCGGAGCGGACACCGACGTCGCACCGGACGCCTGGACCTTGGGGCAGCTCGATGCGCCGCACGGTTCCGGCCTGCGGCAGGAAGCCCTGCTCGGGGTCCTCGGCGTAGATCCGGAACTCGATCGACACGCCGCGCGGACGCACCGTCTCCTGCCGCATCGCAAGCCTTTCACCGGACGCGATGCGGACCTGCTCCCGCACGAGATCGATCCCGAGCGCCATTTCGGTGACCGGATGCTCCACTTGGAGCCTCGCGTTCACCTCGAGGAAATAGAACCTCCCGCCCTGATCCATGAGGAACTCCGCCGTGCCCGCGTTCGTGTATCCGCCGGCACGCGCCACCTTCACCGCCAGTTTCCAGAGATCGGCGCGCCGGGCCTCGCCGAGCGCGGGGGACGGCGTCTCCTCGACGAGCTTCTGGTGCCGGCGCTGGATCGAGCAGTCGCGCTCCCCGAGCGCGATCACGTCGCCGTGCCGGTCCCCGAGGAGCTGGACTTCGATGTGGCGCGGTTTTTCGAGCCATCGTTCGAGGTAGATGCGGTCATCGCCGAACGCGTTCCGCGCTTCCCCCTGCGTGAGTCTCATCGCCTGCTCGAACTCCTCGGCGGCGTTCACGCGACGCATTCCCTTGCCGCCCCCTCCCGCGGCCGCCTTGAGCACGACGGGGTACCCGATCCGACCCGCGGCGCGCCTCAGCTCGCCCTCGTCGCGGATCGGTGTCTCCGTACCCGGGAGCACGGGCACGCGGGCTCGAAGCGCGAGCGCGCGGGCGTTGAGCTTGTCGCCGAGAGCGCGAATCGCATCCGCCGAGGGTCCGATCCAAACGAGGCCCGCGCCCAGCACTCGATCCGCGAAGGGGGCCGATTCCGAGAGAAAGCCGTACCCCGGATGCACCGCATCCGCCCCCGCGGCGCGCGCGGCGTCCAGAATGCGCTCGGCGTTCAAGTAACTCTGCGGGGCCGGAGCGGGGCCCACCGGGTACGCCTCGTCCGCCGCGAACACGTGGGGCGAGTCGCGGTCGGCGTCGGAATAGACGGCGACCGAGGCGATCCCCATCTCGCGGAGGGTGCGGCAGATCCGGATCGCGATCTCGCCGCGGTTCGCCACGAGGACCTTGCGGACGGGCGTCACAGGGACGGGTTTCGCCCGGGCGGGCTTCGCGGCGACTCGCTTCACGGGGGTGGGCTTGGCGCGGACGCGTTTCAACGGGAAATCCTGGCGCTCAGAGCGGGATCGAGCCGTGCTTCTTGGGCGGGAGCGACTGGCGCTTGTGCCGGAGAGCGGTCAGCGCCCGGATGAGCCGCGGGCGCGTCTCCTGAGGCTCGATCACGTCGTCGAGATAGCCCAACGCCGCGGCGACGTACGGATTCGCGAACTTCTCGTTGTACTCCGCCACGAATTTGGCGCGCGCCGCGGCCGGGTCCTTCGATTGCTCGATTTCCTTGCGATACACGATATTCACGGCTCCCTCGGCGCCCATCACGGCGAGCTCCGCCTGGGGCCACGCGACATTGTAGTCCGCGCGGATGTGCTTCGAGGACATGACGTCGTAGGCGCCCCCGTAGGCCTTTCGCACGATGACCGTGAGCTTCGGGACGGTCGCCTCGCAATACGCATAGAGGAGCTTGGCGCCGTGGCGAATGATGCCGCCCCATTCCTGCTCGGTCCCGGGAAGAAACCCAGGGACATCCTCGAAGGTGACGAGAGGGATGTTGAACGCGTCGCAGAATCGCACGAAGCGGGCGCCCTTCACGGAGGACTTGATGTCGAGCACCCCGGCGAGGGCCGCCGGCTGGTTCCCCACGATTCCGACGGGATGCCCGTCGAGACGCGCGAAGCCGACGATGATGTTCGGAGCGAAGTGCTCGTGCACCTCGAAGAAATCGGCGTCATCGACGACGAGACGCACGATCTCTTTCATGTCGTACGCCCGGTTCGACTCGCTCGGAACGATGGCGTTGAGTCGCGCTTCCATCCTGTCGGGGCGGTCGTTCGGCTCGACTCGCGGAGGATCGTCGACGTTGTTCGAGGGAATGAAGGAGAGGAGTCTCCGGATCGCGGCAAGGCAGGCTTCGTCGTCGTCGACCGCGAAATGGGCGACGCCGCTCTTGGTGTTGTGGGTCATCGCCCCGCCCAACTCTTCGAAGGAGACGTCTTCCTTGGTGACTTCCTTGATGACGTTCGGGCCGGTCACGAACATGTGGCTGGTTCCCTGGACCATGATCACGAAGTCGGTGATCGCGG is a window encoding:
- the mce gene encoding methylmalonyl-CoA epimerase; amino-acid sequence: MGIPMSRVLGLAHVGIAVRSLEAAVPLWVRAFGFRHGETVEFESMKLRIAFLRGGSSELELLEPTETDSPVGRFLEKRGEGIHHLSFHVPDLERALKQAAATGLELIDRTPREGSHGTRIAFLSPRTLNGVLVELCERREP
- a CDS encoding undecaprenyl-diphosphate phosphatase; translation: MSLFQAGILGAIEGLTEFLPVSSTGHLILAAHAMGLVGGVMNDFEIVIQAGALLAVLWLYRVRVLEVLGGIARPRSRGGSLLVKLAVAFLPAAIAGLTLHKAIERHLFGPHPVAIALFAGGVVMVCFERWRRTRRGTPAFESVDAIPFGVALAIGVFQCASLWPGVSRAMVTILAGLLLGCSAIAAAEFSFLLALPTLGAATLFDLVKSREALLGGASVGPAAMAVGLGVAAIVAAIAIRSFLRYLTRHGLEPFGWYRIVLGLALFALLWHRAWGFR
- a CDS encoding methylmalonyl-CoA mutase, whose translation is MSRADLVHSNQTRPLPGEPPYLRGIHPLMYRSRLWTMRQYAGFGDAATSNRRYHYLLSLGQTGLSVAFDLPTQMGYDADHPRVAGEVGRAGVAISTIEDMERLLQGIPLDRVSLSMTINATAMILLSLVVAVADRRGTPRAKLTGTVQNDVLKEYIARGTYIYPPAPSLKIATDLFEFCAEEVPQWNPISVSGYHIREAGSTAVQEVAFTLANGLEYVRAAVDRGLPVDRFAPRISFFFNAHNDLLEEIAKFRVARRLWAKLLEERFHARDPNSLKLRFHAQTAGSTLTAQQPHNNIARVAIQALAAVLGGCQSLHTNSFDEALSLPGEEAATVALRTQQIIAYESGVPMTVDPVGGAQAVEADTLRIEQEARTLIEAIDAMGGAVRAIESGFQTRAIERSAYEHQVAVERGDRVIVGVNRFVDPDEQPTASFAIDPSLEAAQAKRVRDFKASRDEPRAKHTLHRLEEVARRDMNLTPAVIDAVKAGATLGEISDALRRAYGTHDPNA
- a CDS encoding ATP-grasp domain-containing protein, whose protein sequence is MTPVRKVLVANRGEIAIRICRTLREMGIASVAVYSDADRDSPHVFAADEAYPVGPAPAPQSYLNAERILDAARAAGADAVHPGYGFLSESAPFADRVLGAGLVWIGPSADAIRALGDKLNARALALRARVPVLPGTETPIRDEGELRRAAGRIGYPVVLKAAAGGGGKGMRRVNAAEEFEQAMRLTQGEARNAFGDDRIYLERWLEKPRHIEVQLLGDRHGDVIALGERDCSIQRRHQKLVEETPSPALGEARRADLWKLAVKVARAGGYTNAGTAEFLMDQGGRFYFLEVNARLQVEHPVTEMALGIDLVREQVRIASGERLAMRQETVRPRGVSIEFRIYAEDPEQGFLPQAGTVRRIELPQGPGVRCDVGVRSGGIVPVHYDPLVGKVIVWGETRDHALERAARALEECVLEGIPTTLSFHRWLVEQPAFRTGTYDTAFLAHEFRSVAPGASARDEEDATLLAALFAHASALRPRFPAAPSGSRNGERERSRWRLAHPNLRTPPRRR
- a CDS encoding acyl-CoA carboxylase subunit beta, giving the protein MPALSPRLGIGQEATDLTPKNPIEELRRRKQEAQLGGGKDRIAKLHAEGRLTARERIDLLLDPGSFQETGVFVEHRTSDFGMAERKIPGDGVVSGYGTVDGRLVFVFAQDFTVFGGTLSEPNAKKICNVMDQAMENGAPVIGLNDSGGARIQEGVQSLGGYAEIFLRNTLASGVVPQISAIMGACAGGAVYSPAITDFVIMVQGTSHMFVTGPNVIKEVTKEDVSFEELGGAMTHNTKSGVAHFAVDDDEACLAAIRRLLSFIPSNNVDDPPRVEPNDRPDRMEARLNAIVPSESNRAYDMKEIVRLVVDDADFFEVHEHFAPNIIVGFARLDGHPVGIVGNQPAALAGVLDIKSSVKGARFVRFCDAFNIPLVTFEDVPGFLPGTEQEWGGIIRHGAKLLYAYCEATVPKLTVIVRKAYGGAYDVMSSKHIRADYNVAWPQAELAVMGAEGAVNIVYRKEIEQSKDPAAARAKFVAEYNEKFANPYVAAALGYLDDVIEPQETRPRLIRALTALRHKRQSLPPKKHGSIPL